The following proteins come from a genomic window of Candidatus Neomarinimicrobiota bacterium:
- a CDS encoding dipeptidase, translating to MNTGTVLEYANNNLNHFIDELKEFVRIPSISSSAHHRHEVKRCAVFLRDRMNEMGLTRAEVIETPGHPIVYGEWLNDPRKPTVLLYGHYDVQPVDPLDMWETPPFEPDVRDGRMYGRGTVDDKGQVYVHFKAVQSWLNAEKTLPLNVKFIIEGEEEIGSENLSSFLKNHRELLKADVAVISDTPMHKKGMPSICYGLRGMAYFQIDVRGSKQDLHSGSFGGATKNPIQALSEMLNDMKDEKGRILIRGFYDDVVDVAPDEREALATLPFDEEAYRKEIGVPRLFGETGYTVLENIWCRPTLDVCGIWGGFTEEGVKTIIPASAHAKVSMRLVPDQDPEKIGDLFEAHVASMAPPEVEVSVTRMHGGMPFLADTAHPAFEAARKALEKGFGAPSVFIREGGSIPFLDTLVKELRIPCLLVGFGLPEENAHAPNEWLDLENYDKGILSSIHLYEELSKITSRQ from the coding sequence ATGAATACTGGCACGGTCCTTGAATACGCCAACAACAATCTGAACCATTTCATTGATGAATTGAAAGAGTTTGTCAGAATCCCCAGCATCTCCAGTAGCGCCCACCACCGGCACGAGGTCAAAAGGTGTGCGGTATTCCTTCGCGACAGGATGAACGAGATGGGACTGACCCGTGCAGAGGTCATTGAGACTCCAGGTCATCCCATTGTGTATGGAGAATGGCTTAATGATCCCAGAAAACCAACGGTTCTCCTCTATGGACATTACGATGTTCAGCCGGTGGATCCTCTGGATATGTGGGAAACTCCCCCTTTTGAGCCAGATGTCCGGGATGGCAGGATGTACGGACGGGGAACCGTTGATGACAAAGGGCAGGTCTACGTTCATTTCAAGGCTGTCCAGTCGTGGCTGAATGCGGAAAAGACTCTTCCATTGAACGTGAAATTCATTATTGAAGGTGAAGAGGAAATAGGAAGTGAGAATCTGAGCTCCTTCTTGAAGAATCACAGGGAACTGTTGAAGGCTGACGTGGCAGTCATATCCGACACCCCCATGCACAAGAAGGGGATGCCCTCGATTTGTTACGGACTCCGGGGTATGGCCTATTTCCAGATTGACGTGCGGGGATCGAAACAAGATCTTCATTCAGGCTCTTTCGGTGGTGCAACGAAGAATCCCATTCAGGCTCTCTCCGAAATGCTGAACGATATGAAGGATGAGAAGGGGCGTATCCTGATCAGAGGGTTCTACGATGATGTGGTCGATGTTGCTCCCGATGAAAGGGAGGCCCTTGCGACCCTCCCCTTCGATGAAGAGGCCTACAGAAAGGAAATAGGGGTCCCCAGGCTGTTCGGTGAAACCGGTTACACCGTTCTGGAAAACATCTGGTGCCGACCGACGTTGGATGTGTGCGGCATATGGGGTGGCTTCACGGAAGAAGGGGTAAAAACAATCATCCCGGCCAGTGCCCATGCCAAGGTAAGCATGCGGTTGGTCCCTGACCAGGATCCGGAGAAAATTGGCGATCTCTTTGAAGCGCATGTGGCGTCCATGGCTCCGCCAGAAGTGGAAGTCTCCGTCACCCGAATGCATGGCGGGATGCCGTTTCTGGCAGATACCGCTCATCCCGCATTTGAAGCCGCGAGAAAGGCTCTGGAAAAAGGTTTTGGGGCACCCTCCGTATTCATTCGGGAAGGAGGGTCCATTCCCTTTTTGGACACTCTGGTCAAGGAGCTGAGAATCCCCTGCCTCCTTGTGGGGTTTGGCTTGCCTGAAGAAAATGCTCATGCGCCAAACGAATGGCTCGATCTGGAAAACTATGACAAGGGAATCTTGAGCAGTATACATCTTTACGAGGAACTCTCAAAAATCACTTCCCGGCAATGA